One genomic window of Coffea eugenioides isolate CCC68of chromosome 1, Ceug_1.0, whole genome shotgun sequence includes the following:
- the LOC113772339 gene encoding putative late blight resistance protein homolog R1B-23: protein MSKTTRHMELMTCIDSILDKLRLLVPQGDLCKYDRALNELKVELGLVKTFLLCQWKLGYSGGDLEDSVHKNGQQFYSLLLRFKDDGLSPSDLAGSASTFGDILKSSKQQIRRSYVCDSDSLLKSVDEDRIRRNTRDFETDGFRRYNWDRKMYPSMLDRLLASSSSLTDEFMEFFHSLLENFVDILNWGEAYDSELEKLLEPLQEKLVFLKNFTLFARSQGKQERKLMEHSGVVALSAAHLCHSCWFFRDDNEVFVEISFKIDEVKDQIKPVVEQVRLAYISILESKSSSLGMSTKANMSIVGGFVGSLLGNLWEFLVKCPTWFTSSLKHQIRILYEGLQFLRGILMKQQEDYDGLPGGIKDRIVAVVNDAGIVIFSLYQDNIREASAMEIDLKLFCLLEKIKLVKAEIEKKYPAASRSKFPTTNALELIDLVLEKLKELESCEVDPIFSFAKGGVDFLNSYLNKIQCIKVDRPLETFTYYDMPSWIIDLEKQIRLEKLRHQKMQADAPFLTSFLENNLEQHIKNEKHQLQTMKDDLVSLRSLLEGNGEQHNHQEDPHALWSRVIEVAFKAEFVIESLLVEDISFYSLMLFDDIAQEIKLVKSLAQEATKIPRHMTSQVKSKTSGASYQVSSSSSIPTVDKAEVVLQDVEQAMIDKLIKGLKQLDIISVVGVAGLGKTFLAQRVYRDPRVTSHFHIQAWCCISQTYCKRDLLLQILACIDQKTQFSEKDDYQLALELRQRLLKQKFLIVLDDVWDIKAWNALKSSFPEKNNGSRILLTSRLTDIIGTPYHLRTLDESESYELLQKKLAVIREEGYSEEQNFLGWKIAKTCNGMPLSIAIISGILATLDQAGWEEVAKMVSLTAMVGATEQCSSILELSYGHLPDHLKQCILYFGAFREDSEICVRRLTWLWIAEGFVQKSGSECPEKIVEGYIMALINRSLVMVGQRRCAGEVKTCRIHDLLHVFCVKKAKKQNFLQLVRGYDEDLTFDEPYNPRRLSIQAQPKHFIKSRIICPQIRSLLYSSRDFGVRQLRCNFGFIFLLKLLNVLDLENISLGSDFPRELWSLVQLRYLAVLGWLKNGIPSSLEKLSNLETFLVRTKDDVGLSLLQDTLLKMQKLRHLHVYGALIDITLANDNLESSSILNNLDSFSTMKLYLGQSMEKMIRKFPNIRRLKCCLLQSEESSCHGTRIVAMDFLSQLESLKLLLGKVTAHPIEYHLPSNLTKLTLEDFSWSIMSTIRKLTNLEALKLLRQADGVKEWDMEGKEEEEIFPKLKFLKLKDLSIVKWLGSGDHFPSLERLILECCAELEELPSRLQETLTLQLIEVRGCLFSAGDLVREIKQQQQIDYGNQDLKILISEEIEESDGDSDGW from the exons ATGTCTAAAACAACAAGGCACATGGAGTTGATGACTTGCATTGATTCCATCTTAGATAAACTGCGGCTGTTGGTTCCCCAGGGTGATCTCTGCAAGTATGATCGTGCTTTGAATGAGCTGAAGGTGGAGCTTGGGCTAGTGAAAACATTCCTTCTGTGTCAGTGGAAATTGGGATATTCCGGGGGTGACTTGGAAGATTCTGTTCATAAAAATGGGCAGCAGTTTTACTCTCTTCTTCTTCGATTCAAGGATGATGGATTGTCCCCCAGCGACTTGGCTGGATCAGCTTCAACTTTTGGAGATATTCTAAAGAGTTCTAAGCAACAAATCAGGAGATCCTATGTCTGTGATTCCGATTCCTTACTGAAATCCGTTGATGAGGATAGAATCCGACGGAATACAAGAGATTTTGAGACAGACGGTTTCAGGAGGTATAATTGGGACAGGAAAATGTATCCCAGTATGTTGGATCGCTTATTGGCATCCAGTTCTTCTTTGACAGATGAGTTCATGGAATTCTTCCACTCCTTGCTAGAGAATTTTGTGGATATTCTCAATTGGGGTGAAGCCTACGATTCGGAACTTGAAAAGCTGTTGGAGCCCTTGCAAGAGAAGCTAGTATTCCTCAAAAATTTCACTCTCTTTGCCAGGTCGCAAGGCAAGCAGGAGCGGAAACTTATGGAGCACAGTGGAGTTGTGGCTCTGTCTGCAGCCCATCTTTGTCACAGTTGCTGGTTTTTCAGAGATGATAATGAAGTTTTTGTTGAAATCAGCTTCAAGATTGATGAAGTAAAAGATCAGATCAAGCCTGTTGTTGAGCAAGTCCGTTTGGCTTATATCAGCATCTTGGAATCTAAGTCTTCATCACTTGGGATGTCTACCAAGGCTAATATGTCTATAGTGGGGGGTTTTGTAGGTTCTCTCCTAGGTAATCTTTGGGAGTTTCTCGTAAAGTGTCCTACCTGGTTTACTTCATCTCTAAAGCATCAAATTCGGATACTCTACGAGGGACTGCAGTTCTTGAGAGGCATTTTGATGAAGCAGCAAGAGGATTATGATGGGCTTCCTGGAGGAATCAAGGATCGCATTGTGGCTGTGGTCAATGATGCTGGGATTGTAATTTTCTCACTATATCAGGACAATATCCGAGAAGCTTCAGCCATGGAAATAGATCTTAAGCTCTTTTGTTTACTGGAGAAGATCAAGCTTGTTAAGGCAGAAATTGAGAAAAAGTATCCTGCGGCATCAAGGTCCAAATTTCCTACAACCAATGCATTAGAGTTGATCGATCTTGTTCTAGAAAAGTTGAAGGAACTGGAAAGCTGTGAAGTTGATCcaatattttcttttgcaaaggGTGGAGTTGACTTCTTAAATTCATACTTGAACAAGATCCAATGCATTAAAGTTGACCGACCTTTGGAAACATTTACATATTATGACATGCCATCCTGGATCATTGATCTGGAGAAGCAGATCCGGCTTGAAAAGCTCCGACATCAAAAGATGCAAGCTGATGCCCCATTCTTAACGTCATTCTTGGAGAATAATTTGGAGCAGCACATCAAGAATGAAAAGCACCAACTTCAGACGATGAAAGATGATCTTGTATCTTTAAGATCATTATTGGAAGGAAATGGGGAGCAACACAACCATCAGGAAGATCCCCATGCCCTTTGGAGTCGTGTCATAGAGGTTGCATTCAAGGCAGAATTTGTTATCGAATCCTTACTAGTTGAGGATATCTCATTCTACTCTCTGatgttatttgatgatattgcACAAGAAATTAAGCTCGTCAAAAGTCTAGCCCAGGAAGCTACCAAGATTCCGAGGCATATGACATCACAAG TGAAAAGCAAGACGAGTGGAGCATCTTACCAGGTGTCATCATCGAGTAGTATCCCAACAGTCGATAAAGCTGAGGTGGTCTTGCAGGATGTGGAGCAAGCAATGATTGATAAACTTATAAAAGGTCTAAAGCAGCTGGACATCATCTCCGTTGTGGGCGTGGCTGGACTAGGCAAGACTTTTTTGGCACAAAGAGTTTACCGTGATCCTAGAGTTACATCTCACTTCCACATTCAGGCATGGTGTTGTATCTCCCAAACATATTGCAAGAGAGATTTGTTGCTTCAGATTTTGGCATGCATTGATCAGAAAACTCAATTTTCTGAGAAGGATGATTATCAATTGGCTCTTGAACTCCGGCAACGCTTGTTGAAACAGAAGTTTCTCATAGTTTTGGATGATGTTTGGGACATTAAAGCATGGAATGCTTTAAAATCTTCATTCCCAGAGAAAAACAATGGAAGCCGAATTCTCTTAACAAGTCGACTTACTGATATTATTGGCACACCTTATCATCTTAGGACACTTGATGAATCAGAAAGCTATGAATTACTACAGAAGAAGCTGGCAGTTATTAGAGAAGAAGGCTATTCCGAAGAACAAAATTTTCTCGGGTGGAAAATAGCAAAAACTTGTAATGGGATGCCTCTATCAATTGCCATCATATCTGGTATCCTTGCAACTCTCGATCAAGCTGGGTGGGAAGAAGTCGCAAAAATGGTGAGTTTAACTGCCATGGTTGGTGCCACAGAACAATGCAGCAGCATACTAGAGCTGAGTTATGGGCATCTGCCTGACCATTTGAAGCAATGCATTCTTTACTTTGGAGCCTTTCGAGAAGATTCAGAAATTTGTGTCCGGAGGTTGACATGGTTATGGATCGCTGAAGGATTTGTGCAGAAGAGCGGGTCGGAGTGCCCAGAGAAAATAGTAGAAGGCTATATAATGGCTCTAATCAACAGAAGCTTAGTTATGGTGGGGCAACGAAGATGCGCAGGTGAGGTCAAGACCTGCCGCATTCATGATTTGTTGCATGTCTTTTGTGTGAAAAAAgccaaaaaacaaaattttctacAATTGGTGCGAGGGTATGATGAGGATCTTACGTTTGATGAGCCGTACAACCCACGTCGATTATCTATTCAAGCTCAACCAAAGCATTTCATCAAATCTAGGATAATTTGTCCCCAAATACGCTCTCTATTATATTCATCTCGAGATTTTGGGGTCCGCCAACTCCGGTGCAATTTTGGTTTCATTTTTCTCCTGAAACTTCTTAATGTGCTAGACTTGGAAAATATTAGTCTAGGTTCAGATTTTCCGAGGGAATTATGGTCGCTTGTTCAGCTGAGGTACTTGGCAGTTCTAGGTTGGCTCAAGAATGGCATTCCATCCTCACTAGAAAAGCTCTcaaatttggaaacttttctTGTGAGAACAAAGGATGATGTTGGTCTTTCTTTGTTGCAAGATACTCTTCTAAAGATGCAGAAATTGAGGCATCTGCATGTGTATGGTGCTTTGATTGATATTACATTGGCCAATGATAACCTTGAAAGCTCCTCCATCTTGAACAATTTAGACTCTTTTTCAACTATGAAGCTTTATCTTGGGCAAAGCATGGAAAAGATGATCAGAAAGTTTCCAAATATCCGCAGACTGAAATGCTGTCTGCTACAGTCAGAGGAATCTTCTTGTCATGGCACAAGGATTGTGGCAATGGATTTTCTGAGTCAACTAGAATCACTAAAGCTGCTTCTGGGTAAAGTGACTGCGCATCCCATCGAGTATCATCTCCCCTCGAATCTTACGAAGTTGACGCTGGAGGACTTCTCATGGAGCATAATGTCCACAATCAGAAAGCTAACAAATCTCGAGGCTCTTAAATTACTCCGACAAGCTGATGGGGTAAAGGAGTGGGACatggaaggcaaggaagaagAGGAAATCTTCCCTAAACTCAAGTTCTTGAAATTGAAAGATTTGAGCATTGTCAAGTGGTTGGGATCAGGAGATCACTTTCCCAGTCTTGAGAGATTAATTTTGGAGTGTTGCGCGGAATTGGAAGAGCTCCCTTCTCGTTTGCAGGAAACTTTAACTCTTCAATTGATTGAGGTGCGTGGATGCCTCTTCTCTGCCGGGGATTTAGTTCGAGAGATTAAGCAACAGCAGCAGATAGACTATGGAAATCAGGATCTTAAAATCCTTATCTCAGAAGAAATTGAGGAGTCAGATGGAGATTCAGATGGATGGTGA